The Panthera tigris isolate Pti1 chromosome A1, P.tigris_Pti1_mat1.1, whole genome shotgun sequence region ggtgtctgggtggctcagttggttaagcgtcccacttttgatttcagctcaggtcatatcttacAGTTTGTagcatcaagccccacatcaggctttacactgaaggtgtagatcctgcttggggttctctttcttctctctctcttccccttacccactctctatttctctcaaaaataaattttaaaaaatcatttaaaaaataaaataactggggcgcctgggtggctcagtcggttaagcatccgacttcagctcaggtcacaatctcgcggtccgtgagttcgagccccgtgtcgggctctgggctgatggctcagagcctggagcttgcttccgattctgtgtctccctctctctctgcccctccccggttcatgctctgtctctctctgtcccaaaaataaataaacgttaaaaaaaaataaaataactgaagctTGTgacaaaataaagtattttttaaaactgcaacattccattaaaataatttcacattaaaatcaaatttccaccagaagataaataaatgcaaaattttgttaaaatcattttaaattaaaatcaaacttCCATCAtaagataaatgataaaatttcatGGAAGTTGATAATTTTGGaggaatacaaatatataagTCTCATGTATATGGAGCTCAGAACAGAAGTCCAAATCAGTGAAGatgtaaaaggaaaacattaagacAGAATGTGAAGGAATATAAGAGaagatttatttctattaaaactgACATcctgaggggtgcctaggtggctcagttggttaagcatccaacttcagcccagatcatgttctcacagtttatgagttagagccccacgttggggtccatgctgacagctcaaagcctggaacctgcttcagattctgagtctcctctctgccctcccctgctcacgctctgtctctctgtctgtctctcaaaaataaataaacattaattaaaaaaaacctgacaacCTGAGGTCATTACTAACAAGGTTCCATAATATATTAATCTCTAATACAAATAATTCCAAACAGCTAGTTAATTGTGGAACAACAAAACTTCCTACTTCCTAACTTCAATTTTAGTCATCTTTCCATTATTCCACTCCTTTTAACTTTACTTAGGATTTTTCCTAGGGCTGATTTAATATCTTTGCTTCTCAGACAGTAAATAACAGGGTTCAAGGTTGGAGGTACCACAGAAtagaacacagacacaaacaagTCCAGAAGAGAAGGCTCATCAGAAACTGGTTTTAAATAAGCAATAGCACCTGTTAGAAGGAATGCACTCACCACAATGAGGTGAGGCAGGCAGGTGGAAAAGGCTCTGGACTGCTTCTGTCTGGTTGGGATCTTTAACACGgtggtaaaaatatatacataagagATCACAATGCAAACTAAACATGAAAATGCGTAACAGACCCCAATGGCCACACAGACATTAATAGTTGCATATTCCTTAGAACAACTGAGTTTTAGTAGAGCAGGGACATCACAGAAGAACTGATGGATCTTAGTTGACCCACAAAAGTTTAAAGAGAATGTCCCAGATGAGTACAAGATTCCCAAGACCCCTCCATTGAGCCAGGAAATAGTCATTAGCTGGACACAGACCCCTTTGCTCATAACACCCTCATAATGCAGAGGATGACAGATGGCAATATAGCGGTCATAGGACATTGCAGTGAGAATGCCAATCTCTGACCCAGACAGTAGTACCACACAGAAGAGCTGTAACACACATCCCAGAAAAGAGATGAAGTGACTGAAGGTGATGGAATTGAGGATGGATTTGGGTAGTGTGGCAGAAATGAGGCACAGATCTACGAAAGACAAATGCCTTAGGAAAAAGTACATTGGACTGTGGAGGCATTGATCAAGAACTGTGAGGAGGATGATAATTAAATTCTCCATCATGGCCACTAGGTAGATCAGTGAGAAGACCACAGTATGTAGCCTCAATAGCATCTGGCTCTCAGTAAATCCCATGAGCGAGAATTCCATTAGTAGTGTTTGattcatcatattttaaaattatttgccacctattgaataaagaaaacatacattagtgtaacaaaatattatttacttctttatttttgaagtatgtATACTTTAGCATCATGAGATAGatgcaaatttttaaataccaaaatattcatatttatagttGACTTGGGAATGAAACAACTATTAGCGTAACAGTCCAATAGAACTGGACTCAGATTCATTGTGGAAGATGAACTCCATTTTGCTCCCTAAGTgaacatttcaaattatttttactaaatgTATTTCCAGTGGGAATTGTAGAATTGGCTCCATAATTCCAATCGTAATAGAATGCATATTTGTTTGCATAAGTATTATCCTACCTGATGCAAATTTTGATGTGAGTTAGAAGTCACAGATAAATTTTGTTTGTTATGCAATCTGTTTAAATAATTGCCGGGGTCCAGCCCCAGCAGGTCCAGGGTTTCCCGAAGGATGAAAGGAGTCAGCAAGGGTACAAATGGACATAGACAACAGCAGTAAGTTAGACTGGCCGCTTTATTGTTATGAGTCTGGCAATATATATGTTAGCAATTTCCTTAACGCATGCGTCATCAATGTTTTTTTTGACATTACCTAATGCTTAGAATATTCCCTTGTGCATTCAACCATTAGGGAACATCTTGGTTATTTCCTTGAGATTTTTCCtcatgctcttttgcttttagatttaatttctccttttctcatgtTACCTTGATTATAACAATGTCTACTTATAGCCTATAAAGctctattttgttatttctatGAAGGGTTATCTAGTTCTTAGATTACAGGGgcatgtttttctgattgttcCCTTGAATCATTTACAATACAAAGAACAGAAGTACTCCTTTTGATCTGGGGTAGGGCACCATGGGAACCCTTGCTTTAAGATTTCCCAGGGAGACAATGTGTGTTTTGGAACCAAAGAACCATTTTGTACTTTGACCCACCAAGTCCAGTTATCATCTGGAATGCTTTCTGGGGGCCAGGTGGACACAGGAGTCAGAACCTGTATCCATAAGTACATTCCCGTATTACCAGAGTAGGAATTTTGAATCCATTTGCCTCCCTCATTGGCAGGGGGAATATATGGGGCTATCCTGCCTTTgggcagagagcgagcaggaggggGGTGGCACCTGCTGGATATAAGGCTTCATTATCCATCTTCAGACTCTCATGGTTTTTCCCAGAGGGAGTTTTTCCTGGGGGCCATCCCCAGGAAGTATCCCCGAGTTTGTCCCCATGGGTTTATTTTGAATCATTGGTGCCAATTGGATCATGGGGATGGCCATGATGAGTAACAGGAGGGATACCAGTAGCTTCCCATTCAGAGGGTTGCTGTGCCTTGCCCTTCCGCCAACCACCTGGGCTGTGCCATCAGGAAGGCTGGATGGATCGGCTCCCAGAAAATAACCATTAATATTATTTGATATTCTAATATATTATCCACTTCTCATTGAAGGACATTAAGATTTATcccatatttttgttaaaaaaatatattttggtaaaaatgtcctcattaatattttctattattttttcacaGATATTcactaaaacagaaaacaattagaaaactaCTGTGGTAATTTTGACCAATTGGTTTACAAATGTATCAtacctttttttcattaaaataacaaGATTTAAGACTGTAAGCCAGATATGTATCATGAAACACTAGTAAATACTTAATTATTAACAAGAACCAACAAATATTAAAGATGTCAACTATATCTAATGAGAAAAACTGAGTGTCCTCCCATCTTAAAGTCACACTGGAGTTATAATCCATGATCACTCACAAACCCCATGGGGGAGATATATGGTCATATTTCTCTCCCTCAGATCATCTTAGTCTTTAGAGACTCTGTTTGATTTTACTTTAGCATAACTTCAGTGAGAATTTATTTAGTTCTCCGTGCAGCCTCTTTCAACCTCTCCCAATATTTGTGGATTTCTCAGTGAAcgctctaagaaaaaaaaataattaaaaaaaataattttccataatctTTATAAATGAATCACACTTTTGATACACAAAGCTCTAATTGAGTAATAACTATAGAAATTGTAAGGACATTTTCTCCATCCTTAGAATCTTTCTCATCACCCTTTCTCTGCTTTGAGTCAGACTTTTGAAAAGTTCCTGTCCCTGAGCCCATCTCTGTTGAATTAACATTCATTTTCCCAATCATCCAATTTACACACAATGACAAGGAGTTTCTCTCAAAAGCTAAAGGTTGTGGGAA contains the following coding sequences:
- the LOC102952818 gene encoding olfactory receptor 14K1, which gives rise to MMNQTLLMEFSLMGFTESQMLLRLHTVVFSLIYLVAMMENLIIILLTVLDQCLHSPMYFFLRHLSFVDLCLISATLPKSILNSITFSHFISFLGCVLQLFCVVLLSGSEIGILTAMSYDRYIAICHPLHYEGVMSKGVCVQLMTISWLNGGVLGILYSSGTFSLNFCGSTKIHQFFCDVPALLKLSCSKEYATINVCVAIGVCYAFSCLVCIVISYVYIFTTVLKIPTRQKQSRAFSTCLPHLIVVSAFLLTGAIAYLKPVSDEPSLLDLFVSVFYSVVPPTLNPVIYCLRSKDIKSALGKILSKVKRSGIMER